The following are from one region of the Petrotoga mobilis SJ95 genome:
- the rd gene encoding rubredoxin: MKKYRCMICGYIYDPEAGDPDNDIEPGTSFEDLPDDWTCPVCGAAKEDFELLEE; this comes from the coding sequence ATGAAAAAATACAGGTGTATGATTTGTGGATATATTTACGATCCAGAAGCAGGAGATCCTGATAACGATATAGAACCAGGAACCTCTTTTGAAGATTTGCCCGATGATTGGACTTGCCCAGTTTGTGGTGCAGCTAAAGAAGACTTTGAATTACTTGAAGAATAA